Proteins from a genomic interval of Vreelandella profundi:
- a CDS encoding TRAP transporter substrate-binding protein, whose protein sequence is MKLLKTALATAIVSLGLQAAAANAAIEVRLGHVGGPGSLFEISANRFAELANERLEGVAEVNVYGNSQLGSDESMMRRLRLGSLDLSLPSTVMSSESDQFALFEMPYLIADREHMKRVRDEIVRGPLYDAAEARGFKIIGVWENGFRQITNNVRPIVVPSDLEGIKLRTPSGVWRIEMFRSYGAAPSPMSLSEVFVALQTGAMDGQENPLIQTYSSRFQEVQDYLSISNHVYTPAYLTAGVSWNRLPEEVQQVLEEVAVEMEDFVLEEGQRLDDETLVKMEEEGMEVNDVDFDAFVEASQTIYSKFADEVDGGQDLIDSVAALRE, encoded by the coding sequence ATGAAACTGCTCAAAACAGCGCTGGCAACGGCCATTGTATCGCTTGGCTTACAGGCCGCCGCCGCTAACGCCGCTATTGAAGTGCGCCTTGGCCATGTGGGTGGCCCTGGCTCATTATTTGAAATTAGCGCCAATCGTTTTGCTGAACTCGCCAACGAACGCCTGGAAGGCGTTGCCGAAGTAAATGTTTATGGCAACAGCCAACTGGGCAGCGATGAATCAATGATGCGTCGTTTGCGCCTGGGCTCGCTGGATCTCTCGCTACCCTCCACGGTAATGAGCTCTGAGTCAGATCAGTTTGCACTGTTTGAAATGCCCTACTTAATTGCCGACCGTGAGCACATGAAGCGCGTGCGCGATGAGATCGTACGCGGGCCGCTATATGATGCTGCTGAGGCCCGTGGTTTTAAAATTATCGGGGTATGGGAGAACGGTTTTCGTCAAATCACTAACAACGTTCGACCGATTGTTGTGCCTAGCGATCTTGAAGGCATAAAACTGCGTACGCCCAGCGGCGTATGGCGTATTGAAATGTTCCGTAGCTACGGTGCGGCGCCTTCCCCGATGTCGCTTTCTGAAGTGTTCGTGGCGCTACAAACCGGGGCAATGGATGGCCAGGAAAACCCGTTGATTCAAACCTACTCCTCGCGCTTCCAGGAAGTGCAGGATTATCTTTCTATCTCCAATCACGTCTATACCCCCGCCTACCTAACCGCTGGCGTTAGCTGGAACCGCCTGCCGGAAGAAGTACAGCAAGTGCTCGAAGAAGTCGCCGTTGAAATGGAAGACTTCGTGCTAGAAGAGGGTCAACGTCTTGATGATGAAACCCTGGTGAAAATGGAAGAAGAGGGAATGGAAGTCAACGACGTCGATTTCGATGCTTTCGTTGAGGCCTCACAAACTATCTACAGTAAGTTTGCCGATGAAGTAGACGGTGGTCAGGACTTGATTGACTCAGTGGCTGCGCTACGCGAGTAA
- a CDS encoding GntR family transcriptional regulator, whose product MTKILQRNLYREVADRIGELIEHGELSPGERISEKQLCDSFGVSRTPLREALKVLATEGLIELLPNRGARVVQLTFKNVKDTYDLMAALEGLSGELACQHISDAEISAIRKLHDTMLEHYRNRDLLPYFKVNRQIHESILAAANNDVLQETYSNLNQRVKRVRYSKKMTERYWSQAVKDHENMMAALEKRDGALLGQILRDHLCNKIEVATLAGVINTDYDKSIANG is encoded by the coding sequence ATGACAAAGATATTGCAGCGCAATTTATATCGCGAAGTGGCCGATAGAATTGGCGAACTCATTGAGCACGGCGAACTATCCCCCGGTGAACGAATATCTGAAAAGCAGCTGTGTGATAGCTTCGGCGTATCGCGCACGCCATTGCGTGAAGCGCTGAAGGTACTCGCCACCGAAGGCCTTATCGAGCTGCTGCCCAACCGAGGCGCGCGGGTGGTACAGCTGACCTTCAAAAATGTGAAAGACACTTACGATTTAATGGCGGCCCTGGAAGGGCTCTCCGGCGAGCTTGCCTGCCAGCACATCAGTGACGCTGAGATTAGCGCCATTCGAAAGCTCCACGATACGATGCTAGAGCACTACCGTAATCGCGATCTATTGCCCTATTTCAAGGTCAATCGCCAGATTCACGAAAGCATTCTGGCCGCGGCAAATAATGACGTTTTACAAGAGACCTATAGCAACTTAAACCAACGTGTTAAGCGCGTGCGTTACTCCAAGAAAATGACCGAGCGTTACTGGAGCCAGGCGGTAAAGGATCATGAAAACATGATGGCGGCGCTCGAAAAGCGCGATGGGGCGCTGCTGGGCCAAATCTTGCGTGACCACTTATGCAATAAAATCGAGGTAGCCACGCTAGCAGGCGTTATTAACACTGATTATGACAAGAGTATCGCTAACGGCTGA
- a CDS encoding TRAP transporter small permease, with the protein MSAFTKFKNAYFSFLEGIVVVLVIALAGVVTVGFITRYLGFPLSWYDELAAVLLAWVTYYGAALAAAKGAHITCPSVLNMCPPVIRVPVALLAEAITIGFFIFLGLASYQVMLILDGVNMVSLPAVSMQITQSAIPVASVLFIIAELLRLPDVIKSARGKGFIDHELEEAGLDADAVEAVSTQQRG; encoded by the coding sequence ATGAGTGCTTTTACAAAGTTCAAGAACGCCTATTTTTCGTTTCTTGAAGGTATCGTTGTCGTTTTGGTGATTGCGCTTGCGGGCGTCGTCACCGTTGGCTTCATAACCCGCTATCTGGGTTTTCCCTTAAGCTGGTATGACGAGCTGGCGGCTGTGTTGCTGGCCTGGGTGACCTATTACGGCGCGGCGTTGGCCGCCGCTAAAGGTGCTCATATTACCTGCCCCAGCGTGCTGAATATGTGCCCGCCGGTCATTCGTGTGCCGGTTGCGCTGCTGGCTGAAGCTATCACCATCGGTTTCTTTATCTTCCTTGGCTTAGCAAGCTATCAGGTGATGTTGATTCTCGATGGCGTCAACATGGTCAGCCTCCCCGCTGTCTCAATGCAGATAACCCAGTCGGCTATTCCCGTTGCTTCCGTACTGTTCATTATTGCTGAACTGCTGCGGCTCCCCGACGTGATCAAAAGTGCTCGTGGTAAAGGGTTTATTGATCATGAACTTGAAGAAGCTGGCCTTGACGCAGACGCCGTCGAAGCCGTTAGCACACAGCAGCGAGGGTAA
- a CDS encoding GlcG/HbpS family heme-binding protein, with translation MAGQVFHCSVQLPREQSRKVIEGAIALAREANLPPLTIVVLDGGGNLVAAEREDGCAPLRFPVAQGKAYASLGIGVASGVLGVRNAERTAFVASVSAASQGHFVAVAGGVPILNDQQCVIGAVGVSGASSDEDQQAAIAGIELAGLRWGLEPS, from the coding sequence ATGGCCGGACAAGTATTTCACTGCAGCGTGCAGCTTCCTAGGGAACAAAGTAGAAAAGTAATCGAAGGCGCTATAGCGCTGGCCCGCGAAGCCAATCTTCCGCCGCTAACCATCGTGGTATTAGATGGCGGCGGTAATCTAGTGGCAGCAGAGCGTGAAGATGGCTGTGCACCGCTGCGTTTTCCAGTGGCACAGGGGAAAGCCTATGCGTCACTTGGCATTGGGGTAGCCAGCGGCGTGTTAGGCGTTCGCAACGCTGAACGCACGGCGTTTGTTGCCAGCGTTTCGGCGGCTTCCCAGGGGCATTTTGTGGCCGTGGCAGGCGGAGTCCCCATTTTGAATGATCAGCAATGTGTGATTGGCGCGGTGGGCGTAAGCGGCGCCTCGTCCGATGAAGATCAGCAGGCCGCTATAGCGGGCATTGAGCTAGCAGGTTTACGTTGGGGGCTTGAGCCTAGCTAG
- a CDS encoding enoyl-CoA hydratase/isomerase family protein, whose amino-acid sequence MSNVNEPSHVESVRFEQRNGVAWIGFNRPQSRNAMTWEMYDALEKHCDQLVDNDDIHAVVLHGVGGEAFVAGTDISQFSTFTEASDAIDYERRIDRVVGKLEAFPKPTLALIEGACVGGGAALALVCDFRYATSTLKFGVPIAKTLGNTLSINNVSRMVDMLGVARTKEALMMARLFGADEALTAGLINQQFDASTIYADVATLAEAFAQRAPLTLKASKALIGRALEQRRLPADASDDWVTTCYMSQDFSSAVDKFVNKTPFKWSGH is encoded by the coding sequence ATGAGCAATGTAAACGAACCCAGTCACGTCGAGAGCGTTCGCTTTGAGCAGCGTAACGGGGTGGCTTGGATTGGTTTTAATCGCCCGCAGAGCCGCAATGCCATGACCTGGGAGATGTACGACGCCTTGGAAAAGCACTGCGATCAGCTGGTCGACAACGACGACATTCATGCGGTTGTCTTACACGGCGTGGGCGGTGAAGCCTTTGTAGCCGGGACCGATATCAGTCAGTTTTCAACTTTTACCGAGGCGAGTGACGCCATTGACTACGAGCGGCGTATTGACCGTGTCGTGGGTAAGCTTGAGGCCTTTCCCAAGCCCACGCTGGCACTGATAGAGGGCGCCTGCGTGGGTGGCGGGGCGGCACTGGCGCTAGTGTGCGATTTTCGCTACGCCACCTCAACACTCAAGTTTGGCGTGCCGATTGCCAAAACGCTGGGCAACACTTTGTCGATTAACAACGTCTCGCGCATGGTCGATATGCTCGGCGTTGCGCGGACAAAAGAGGCGCTGATGATGGCACGCCTGTTTGGCGCCGATGAAGCCCTCACGGCGGGATTGATCAATCAGCAGTTTGACGCCAGCACCATTTATGCCGACGTGGCGACGCTAGCAGAAGCCTTTGCTCAGCGCGCGCCGCTAACGCTTAAAGCCAGTAAAGCGCTGATTGGACGTGCGCTGGAGCAGCGCCGTCTTCCCGCCGACGCGAGTGATGACTGGGTAACCACCTGCTATATGAGCCAAGATTTTTCCTCGGCGGTGGATAAATTCGTCAATAAAACGCCGTTTAAGTGGTCTGGTCATTAG
- the glcE gene encoding glycolate oxidase subunit GlcE: MTERAMYAADRDIADALCEQVRSAYAERTPLRIVGGDTRAFYGRPVEGQPLQMAEHSGIVSYDPVELVVTVRAGTRIRDLEAVLAEQNQMLAFEPPLFTESSTIGGAVATGLSGPRRPWAGAARDFVLGTRVITQEGKLLRFGGEVMKNVAGYDLSRLMAGAQGTLGVLTDISFKVLPIPTATHSLRLTYSLDDALKKLAELGRQPLPITAAAWHQGELFLRLEGGKSSVNATQERLGGEPLDARFWRELRDHTHRFFQPDDDQALWRLSLPPHTPPLALDIPETNIFYDWAGSQRWVKTTLDADTLRATCNAAGGHATCYTPHSQGGAVDPFTPLNAVVEKYHRNLKAELDAHGIFNPGRLYAAF; the protein is encoded by the coding sequence ATGACCGAACGAGCGATGTACGCCGCCGACCGCGATATCGCTGACGCCCTGTGTGAACAGGTGCGCAGCGCGTATGCCGAACGCACCCCGCTACGTATTGTAGGCGGAGACACCCGCGCTTTTTATGGCCGCCCCGTGGAAGGCCAACCACTGCAAATGGCCGAACACAGCGGCATTGTGAGCTACGACCCGGTGGAGTTAGTGGTAACCGTGCGCGCTGGCACACGCATTCGTGACTTAGAGGCCGTGCTAGCAGAGCAGAATCAAATGCTGGCGTTCGAGCCACCGCTATTTACTGAAAGCAGCACCATTGGTGGCGCAGTCGCCACCGGGCTTTCCGGGCCGCGCCGCCCCTGGGCGGGTGCGGCGCGCGACTTCGTACTGGGCACGCGGGTGATTACTCAAGAAGGCAAACTGCTCCGCTTTGGCGGTGAAGTGATGAAGAATGTCGCCGGTTACGATCTTTCGCGCTTAATGGCTGGCGCACAGGGCACTCTGGGCGTACTGACCGACATTTCCTTTAAAGTGCTGCCGATTCCCACGGCCACTCACAGCCTGCGGCTAACGTACAGCCTTGACGATGCGCTCAAAAAACTCGCTGAACTGGGTCGTCAGCCGCTGCCAATCACGGCAGCGGCCTGGCATCAAGGTGAGCTGTTTCTACGCTTAGAAGGCGGCAAAAGCTCGGTTAACGCCACCCAGGAACGCTTGGGCGGTGAGCCGCTTGATGCCCGTTTCTGGCGTGAGCTGCGCGACCATACTCACAGGTTCTTTCAGCCCGACGATGATCAGGCGCTGTGGCGTTTATCGCTACCGCCGCATACGCCGCCTCTGGCCTTGGATATTCCCGAAACGAATATTTTCTACGACTGGGCGGGTAGCCAGCGCTGGGTAAAGACAACGCTGGATGCAGACACGCTGCGCGCTACGTGCAACGCCGCGGGCGGTCATGCGACCTGCTACACGCCTCATTCCCAGGGCGGCGCCGTAGATCCCTTCACACCGCTCAACGCGGTAGTGGAAAAATATCATCGTAACCTGAAGGCGGAACTGGATGCTCATGGCATATTTAACCCCGGTCGTCTTTATGCGGCGTTTTAA
- the glcD gene encoding glycolate oxidase subunit GlcD has protein sequence MNILFDERLDGPLVGRDKTEVLSDLQQSIPEMTLLHREEDLRPFECDGLAAYRVLPMLVAMPDSLDQVEKLLKRCHALSVPVVTRGAGTGLSGGALPLEKGVLLVMSRFNKILKVDPDARLARVQPGVRNLAISEAAAPYSLYYAPDPSSQIACSIGGNVAENAGGVHCLKYGLTVNNVMRVDVLTIEGEHMTLGAESLDAPGFDLLALMNGSEGMLGVITEITVKLLPKPETAKVLMASFDDVEKAGRAVGDIIAAGIIPGGLEMMDKLAIQAAEDFVRAGYPLDAEAILLCELDGVEADVDDDCATVRRVLEDAGATNIQQARDEAERAKFWAGRKNAFPAVGRMSPDYYCMDGTIPRRELPRVLKGIAALSEESGLRVANVFHAGDGNMHPLILFDANKEGELALAEEVGGKILELCVAAGGSITGEHGVGREKINQMCSQFQPDEISVFHALKAAFDPQRLLNPGKNIPTLARCAEFGAMHVHNNELPHPELPRF, from the coding sequence ATGAATATCCTCTTTGATGAGCGCCTAGATGGCCCGCTCGTCGGCCGTGATAAAACAGAGGTTTTAAGCGACCTGCAGCAATCCATTCCTGAGATGACACTTCTGCATCGCGAGGAAGACCTGCGACCTTTTGAGTGCGACGGGCTAGCGGCCTATCGCGTATTGCCCATGCTGGTGGCGATGCCTGACTCGCTTGATCAGGTGGAAAAGCTGCTTAAACGCTGCCATGCATTAAGCGTCCCCGTTGTCACCCGCGGCGCAGGAACCGGGCTTTCTGGCGGCGCGCTGCCGCTAGAGAAAGGTGTACTGCTGGTAATGTCGCGCTTTAACAAAATTTTAAAAGTCGACCCTGACGCGCGTCTAGCGCGTGTTCAACCCGGCGTGCGCAACCTGGCTATTTCTGAAGCCGCCGCGCCCTACTCGCTCTACTATGCGCCCGACCCTTCATCGCAAATTGCCTGCTCTATTGGCGGCAATGTGGCTGAAAACGCCGGTGGCGTGCACTGTTTAAAATATGGCCTTACGGTCAATAACGTTATGCGCGTTGATGTGCTCACCATTGAGGGCGAGCACATGACGCTGGGAGCCGAGTCGCTAGATGCGCCCGGTTTTGATCTGCTAGCCCTTATGAACGGCTCTGAAGGCATGCTGGGGGTGATCACTGAAATCACCGTCAAGCTACTGCCCAAACCGGAAACGGCGAAAGTGCTGATGGCAAGCTTTGATGACGTCGAAAAAGCCGGCCGGGCCGTCGGCGACATCATTGCCGCAGGCATTATCCCCGGCGGCCTAGAAATGATGGACAAACTCGCCATTCAAGCCGCTGAGGATTTTGTCAGAGCCGGCTACCCTCTCGACGCTGAGGCGATTCTACTCTGCGAGCTAGACGGCGTTGAGGCTGATGTCGACGACGACTGCGCGACCGTACGCCGAGTGTTGGAAGACGCCGGGGCCACTAACATCCAGCAGGCTCGCGATGAGGCCGAGCGCGCCAAGTTCTGGGCCGGGCGTAAAAATGCCTTTCCCGCAGTGGGCCGTATGTCGCCAGATTACTACTGCATGGATGGCACCATTCCCCGCCGCGAACTTCCACGCGTGCTTAAAGGTATTGCCGCGCTTTCCGAAGAGAGCGGGCTACGGGTAGCCAACGTGTTTCACGCCGGTGACGGCAATATGCACCCACTGATTCTGTTTGATGCCAACAAAGAGGGCGAGCTAGCGCTTGCCGAAGAAGTGGGCGGCAAGATCCTCGAACTCTGCGTGGCAGCGGGCGGCTCAATTACCGGTGAGCATGGCGTTGGCCGCGAAAAGATCAATCAAATGTGCAGTCAGTTCCAGCCGGACGAAATTAGCGTTTTCCACGCGCTAAAGGCGGCTTTTGATCCGCAGCGGCTGCTGAATCCAGGCAAGAACATTCCAACGCTGGCGCGCTGCGCTGAATTTGGGGCGATGCACGTCCATAACAACGAGCTACCACACCCGGAGCTGCCGCGTTTTTAA
- a CDS encoding TRAP transporter large permease encodes MVILYIFIALILLILINVPVAVALALVGTVATFMSYGSLAMPTVGMTMFEGATNFPLIAIPLFILAGAIMNASSISRRLIDLAMAMVGFIKGGLAMVTIGASVFFAEISGSSVAGVSAIGSILIPAMRKRGYTKEFAASISSSAASLAIILPPSIPMILYAVMSGESVVQMFVAGIFPGLLGAMGLAAMCYYLARKYNFPSEGRFRVSQLWIAFKEAIWALLIPIIILGGIFGGFVTATEGAALAVCVAIFISAVIYREFTVRNFIDSCKSAGVQTAVVMLLVAASAVVGGYLTETRIPQQIAMQISELTSNKYMILALLNIIFLILGIFLHSAAAIILVVPIVLPLVLEVGIDPLHFGLIVTLNLAIGQQTPPVASVLIAACSIAKSDIWATSKTNLWFIAVLFTILMINTYIPAFALALVNFVYG; translated from the coding sequence ATGGTCATACTGTATATCTTTATCGCATTAATTCTGCTGATCCTGATCAATGTGCCCGTTGCGGTGGCATTAGCATTGGTGGGAACCGTTGCAACGTTTATGTCGTATGGCAGCTTGGCAATGCCTACCGTCGGCATGACTATGTTTGAGGGTGCCACCAATTTCCCGCTGATTGCTATTCCGCTGTTTATTCTCGCCGGTGCCATTATGAACGCCTCGAGTATCTCGCGGCGCTTGATTGACCTAGCCATGGCGATGGTAGGGTTTATTAAAGGCGGTTTAGCGATGGTTACCATCGGCGCTTCGGTATTTTTCGCTGAAATTTCAGGATCTTCCGTCGCCGGCGTGTCGGCCATCGGCAGTATTTTGATTCCCGCGATGCGAAAGCGGGGCTACACCAAAGAATTTGCCGCTTCAATTTCCTCCTCGGCTGCCAGCCTTGCTATCATCCTGCCGCCTTCTATTCCAATGATTCTGTATGCGGTCATGTCGGGTGAGTCGGTAGTACAAATGTTTGTTGCCGGTATCTTCCCTGGGCTTCTGGGGGCAATGGGCTTGGCGGCGATGTGCTACTACCTGGCACGCAAATATAACTTTCCTTCTGAAGGGCGCTTTCGAGTTTCGCAGCTATGGATCGCCTTCAAAGAAGCGATCTGGGCACTGTTGATTCCGATCATCATTCTAGGCGGTATCTTTGGTGGCTTTGTCACCGCGACCGAAGGCGCGGCACTGGCAGTATGTGTCGCGATCTTTATCAGTGCGGTGATCTATCGCGAATTCACCGTCAGAAACTTCATCGACTCTTGTAAGAGTGCCGGCGTGCAAACCGCGGTCGTGATGCTGCTGGTGGCAGCGTCAGCGGTCGTCGGTGGGTATCTGACTGAAACGCGCATTCCCCAGCAGATTGCGATGCAAATCAGTGAACTTACCAGCAACAAGTACATGATTTTGGCGCTGCTCAATATCATCTTCTTGATTTTAGGTATTTTCCTGCACTCCGCTGCGGCGATCATTTTGGTCGTGCCCATTGTGTTGCCGCTAGTACTTGAAGTGGGTATCGATCCGCTGCACTTCGGTCTGATTGTTACCTTGAACTTAGCGATTGGCCAGCAAACGCCTCCGGTGGCCAGCGTGCTCATTGCGGCGTGCTCCATTGCTAAATCGGATATATGGGCAACCTCGAAAACCAATCTGTGGTTCATTGCCGTGCTGTTTACGATCCTGATGATAAATACCTATATCCCTGCGTTTGCGCTGGCATTAGTGAATTTTGTCTACGGATAA